From a region of the Cucumis sativus cultivar 9930 chromosome 6, Cucumber_9930_V3, whole genome shotgun sequence genome:
- the LOC116404443 gene encoding phylloplanin-like → MSLTSLFIFLLIWTMTSTSSCQLDLIRILLGPAHIYGMLYCTIDGSVIYGEITPTFPNAAVQMQCRAETVVTSVKTDATGNFSIFLDAPRLMLLYVLTNCTLVVTTPLVDCNAALPSFSTLVSPLQLIGNTFHGLFNVTNFIPVGFRFVHSI, encoded by the exons ATGTCTTTAacctctcttttcattttcttgttaaTCTGGACGATGACATCGACAAGTTCATGTCAGCTTGATTTGATTCGAATACTTCTTGGTCCTGCTCACATCTATGGAATGCTCTATTGCACTATTGATGGGAGTGTGATCTATGGAGAGATAACTCCAACATTCCCGA ATGCGGCGGTGCAAATGCAATGCAGAGCCGAAACGGTAGTTACGTCGGTTAAGACCGACGCCACTGgcaatttctccatttttctcgATGCTCCTCGATTGATGCTCCTTTATGTACTCACCAATTGCACTCTCGTTGTCACTACGCCGCTTGTCGACTGCAACGCCGCCCTGCCATCGTTCAGCACCCTCGTCTCGCCGCTGCAGCTCATTGGAAATACCTTCCATGGACTCTTCAATGTCACCAATTTCATTCCGGTAGGGTTCCGATTCGTTCATAGCATTTGA